One genomic segment of bacterium includes these proteins:
- a CDS encoding DegT/DnrJ/EryC1/StrS family aminotransferase, with product MDSGKWWYGEKIAEFEKKFADFHGAKYAITTCNGTIALEVALIVCGIGAGDEVIVPAYTFIATASSVLKANAIPVFADISEQTLCISPESIEKLITKKTKAIIPVHIAGQPADMDRIVEIASKHNLKVIEDAAQAWSAQWRDKGVGAIGDIGEFSFQASKNLNAGEGGILLTDNSELAEAARSYTNCGRGKGKAWYEHYTLAGNYRMTEFQAALLLVQLTRFEGLENTRRKNAGYLNKKLSQIDGIQTIHTDTRVTKRPYHIYIFKYLENKFCGIPREIFLKALEAEGIPCRPGYPFPLYENPLFQKKGKGPGFCPLSCPYYGKEIDFSNSSCPVTERISKKEAVWLRQEMLLGTKEDMDDIVRAIKKIKENAEELRGG from the coding sequence ATTGACAGCGGCAAGTGGTGGTATGGAGAAAAGATTGCAGAATTTGAGAAAAAATTTGCTGATTTTCATGGAGCAAAATACGCTATAACAACATGTAATGGGACAATTGCTTTAGAAGTTGCACTCATTGTTTGCGGGATTGGAGCTGGAGATGAGGTTATTGTTCCTGCTTACACATTTATAGCAACAGCAAGTTCTGTTCTCAAAGCAAATGCTATACCTGTTTTTGCTGATATCTCTGAACAGACCTTATGTATCAGTCCTGAAAGCATAGAAAAACTAATTACCAAAAAGACCAAAGCCATTATCCCTGTTCATATAGCAGGTCAGCCAGCCGATATGGACAGGATTGTGGAGATTGCATCTAAACATAACTTAAAGGTCATAGAAGACGCTGCACAGGCATGGAGTGCGCAATGGCGTGATAAGGGAGTAGGCGCTATTGGAGATATAGGAGAGTTCAGTTTTCAAGCCAGCAAGAATTTGAATGCCGGGGAAGGAGGAATACTCTTAACAGATAATAGCGAACTTGCAGAAGCTGCCCGCTCATACACAAATTGTGGCAGAGGAAAGGGCAAAGCATGGTATGAGCACTATACTCTTGCAGGAAATTACCGTATGACAGAATTTCAAGCAGCGCTTTTACTTGTTCAGCTTACTAGGTTCGAGGGACTTGAGAACACACGCAGGAAAAACGCTGGGTATCTAAATAAAAAGCTCTCACAAATAGACGGGATACAAACTATACACACAGACACGAGAGTAACAAAAAGGCCTTATCATATCTACATATTCAAGTATCTTGAAAATAAGTTTTGCGGCATTCCAAGAGAGATTTTCTTAAAAGCTCTTGAAGCAGAGGGGATTCCATGCAGGCCCGGTTATCCATTTCCGTTATATGAAAATCCACTGTTTCAGAAAAAAGGGAAAGGACCTGGTTTTTGTCCATTATCCTGTCCGTATTATGGAAAGGAAATAGATTTCTCAAATAGTTCCTGTCCTGTTACAGAACGAATCTCCAAAAAAGAAGCAGTCTGGCTAAGACAGGAAATGCTTCTGGGAACAAAAGAGGATATGGACGATATTGTAAGAGCAATTAAAAAAATCAAAGAGAACGCTGAAGAGCTAAGAGGAGGATAA
- a CDS encoding ketose-bisphosphate aldolase, with the protein MALVPMRQILDEAEKGDYGVGAYNVNNMEQLQAIMWAADETKSPVILQVSKTALKYTDKKLLVAMVNVVADTYKDIPMALHLDHGSSLELVKEVIDLGFTSVMIDGSLEEDGKTPRSYEGNAEITQKAAEYAHQFGVTAEGELGTLGGIEDEIAASKIILTDPDDAIKFIRQTKVDALALAIGTSHGAYKFKATPVLAFDIVEKTHKNCPDTTLVMHGSSSVPPELIEEINKYGGNVQKAMGVPVHMIQKAIKLGVRKINIDTDGRLACTGAIRKYFSEHPEVFDQRKYLGEAREAIKKWVKSKMIDFGSSGHATDYEPKTLEDMKNLY; encoded by the coding sequence ATGGCACTGGTACCGATGAGGCAGATTCTGGATGAAGCAGAGAAAGGGGATTACGGAGTAGGGGCTTATAATGTTAACAACATGGAGCAGCTACAGGCGATAATGTGGGCCGCAGATGAAACTAAGTCTCCTGTCATACTTCAGGTTTCAAAGACAGCCCTTAAATATACAGATAAGAAGTTATTAGTTGCAATGGTTAATGTTGTAGCAGATACATATAAGGATATTCCTATGGCTCTGCATCTTGATCATGGGTCCAGCCTTGAACTGGTTAAAGAGGTTATAGATTTAGGCTTTACTTCCGTAATGATTGACGGATCTCTGGAAGAAGATGGAAAAACACCACGAAGTTATGAGGGTAATGCTGAAATTACACAAAAAGCGGCCGAATATGCCCATCAATTTGGGGTTACAGCAGAAGGCGAGTTGGGGACTCTTGGAGGGATTGAGGATGAAATAGCTGCAAGTAAGATTATTCTAACAGATCCGGATGATGCTATAAAATTTATTCGGCAGACAAAGGTTGACGCCTTAGCTCTTGCTATAGGAACCTCTCATGGAGCTTATAAATTCAAAGCAACACCGGTCTTGGCATTTGATATTGTAGAGAAGACACACAAGAATTGTCCTGATACAACTCTTGTTATGCATGGCTCATCAAGCGTTCCTCCTGAATTAATAGAAGAAATAAATAAATATGGCGGAAATGTACAGAAAGCAATGGGAGTTCCTGTGCATATGATTCAGAAGGCTATCAAGCTTGGTGTCAGAAAAATAAACATAGATACAGACGGGCGGCTTGCCTGTACCGGAGCTATAAGAAAATATTTTTCTGAGCATCCGGAAGTATTTGATCAAAGAAAATATCTTGGGGAAGCGCGAGAAGCTATTAAAAAATGGGTGAAGAGTAAGATGATTGATTTTGGCTCCTCAGGACATGCTACTGACTATGAGCCCAAGACTTTGGAGGATATGAAAAATCTTTACTAA